In Streptomyces sp. HUAS ZL42, the DNA window GTCACCGGCCCTCCCGGCACAGGAAGTCCACAAGAAGATACCCGCCTGTCAGGGCGGGTATCGGGGGGTGCAACTCGGTGGGGTGTTGCATGAAAGCGGCGTCGGCGGATATGTGGTCCACGACACCTCCTTTGCCTCGTAAGCAGGACGCAATGCCGCGTTGCTCACTACCCCGGAGGTTGAACCGTCATGCAATTGTGGGGAGTTGGCGAGTGTTGCGTGAGTCACCTTGTCAGCCAGTTGAGGAACTGGCTCCACATTCCGGTGCGTTCGGACCTGCGAGCCGCCTGGACCGGCTCGGGACGAGCGGGTGCCTGGGGGCGTGCCTGCGGGGCCGGACGGCGTACGGTCTCGACCGGGGTGAACCGGGTGGGCAGCGTGGCGAGGCCCCGGTTGAAGGGGCCGGGGCGCCAGGTCAGGCTGTCCTCGGGTACGGCGAGTTCGACGTCGGGGAGCTGGTTGAGCAGGTTCTCGATGGCGGTGACGGTGACCTGCCGGGCCACCTCCTTGGACGGGCAGGCGTGCGGACCCGCGCTCCACGCCAGGTGGGCCCTGTTGCTGCCGGCCTGGCGCGCGGCCGTGAGGGCCGGTCCCGTGTTGGCGGCCGCGAAACTCACCAGGACGAGATCGCCCGCCTGGAGCTTCTGCCCTGCGAACTCCATGTCGGACGCCGGATAGTGCGGCGCCAGGTTCTGCATGGGCGGGTTCTCCCACAACGTGTCGTCGATGGCCTCGTCGATCAGGCCGCCCTTGTAGGCGTAGTCGTCGTGGGTGAGCAGCCGGTGCAGCGTGTTGCCTATGAGGTTGCGCAGCGGTTCGTTGCCCCCCACCATCAGAAGGGCGAGCTGATGAACCATCTCCTCGTCGGTCAGCCTCGACTGATGCTGCATCAGCCATGAGGTGACATCGTCGCCTGGCCTGGCGCGCTTGAGCGCCACCAGTTCGCCGATGGCCCCGAACAGCACCCCCATCGCCTTCTCGGCGTTGACTCCGTCGAACATCCCGCTGATGCCGAACACGATGCGGTCACCGATGTCGGCGGAGCAGCCGAACAGTTCGTTGAACACGAACAGCGGCAGCTGCTTGGCGTAGTCACCGAGCAGATCGGCCGAGCCACGCGAACTGAACTGGGCGATGAGGTAGTTGGAGACCTGCTCGGTGGTCTGACTCAGCTTGCGCGTGTCGACGCGGGCCATGCTGTCGGTAATCGCCTGACGCAGCCTCAGATGCTCGGCACCGTCGCTGAACATGGCGTTGGGCCGGTGCGCCAGGACGGGCGCGACGGGGCTGTCCGGGGGGATCTTGCCCTCGTTCAGGTGCCGCCAGCGGCGCGCGTCCTTGCGGAACGAGCCGGAGTCCTGCAGGAGTTGCAGTGCCGTGGCGTAGTCGGTGACGAGAGTCGCCTCCACCCCTGGAGCGAGCTCCACGGGTGCGGTCGGTCCGTAGTGGCGCAGGTAGGCGTAGTAGGCCTGCGGGTCGGCCGCGAACTCCGGTCCGTGCAGCGGCACCCGGCCGCCGGTGTGGTGGGCCGGGCACCCGGGCGGGGGCACGGGGACGGTGGGTTGAGCGTCCATGTCTGCTCCTAGTGAGCGCGGTCCAGCAAAAAGCGGACGAGTGTGATCAGTGCTTCGGCGGACGATCTCTCGTCGCGCGCGTCGCAGGTGACGACGGGGGTGTCGTCGAGCAGGTCCAGTGCCTCGCGCAGCGCCCGCTCCTCGCGATCCGCCGTGCCGTCGAAGCGGTTGACCGCGATCGCGTAGTCGAGCCCGTACTGCTCGATCAGGTCGATCACGCCGAAGGAGTCCGCCAGCCGCTCGGGGTCGACCAGCACCAGCGCTCCGAGCGCGCCGCGCGCCATGTCCTCCCACATCTGCACGAAGCGCTGCTGACCGGGCGTTCCGAACAGGTACAGCACGACGTGTTCGCTGATGGTCAGACGGCCGAAGTCCATGGCCACCGTGGTGGTGGTCTTGCCCCGGACTCCCTTGAGGTCGTCGAAGGACTCGCCGGCCCGTGTCATGGTCTCCTCGGTGGACAGCGGAGGGATCTCCGATATCGCACCGATGAACGTGGTCTTGCCCACCGCGAAGTGACCGACGACGAGGATCTTGACGGCGGTCTGCGTCGCCCCGCCGCGGACGTACGCCTCCTCATCCAAACTTGGCGCGGAGTCCATTCAGCACCTCCTCGAGGATCTGTTTGTCCGCGAGCGGGGCACGCTGCACGGGCGGGCGCGTGATGAGGTAGCCGCCCTCGGTCAGGGCGGAGAGGAGGATCTTCACCACGCCCAGCGGCAGCCGCGTGTGCCCCGCGATCTCGGCGACCGAGAGGTAGCCGGCGGTGCACAGGTCCAGCAGCGCCTGCTCCTCGGGGGAGAGCCGGGTCGGCCGCTGCTGATGGTCACTCACCGCGGTGACGAGCGTGATCAGTGACAGCTGCGCCTCGTCGGGCAGGCCGCGGCCCTTGGTGATGACGTACGGACGTACTAATTCCGCGGCCTCGGGCTCCAGTTCGTCGAAACCGGTCATGAGCGGGCGCCGAGGTTCTCGCGCGGCGGCGTCGTCAGGGCCTTGCCCAGCTGGCCCACGAGCTGCTGCATCCGGAAGGTGATGTCCGCCATGTCGACGTCGGGCGAGGCCGAGACGCCGAGGTACGCGCCCTCGCCGGCGGATATCAGGAAGACCCACCCGCCGTCGAACTCGACGAGCGTCTGCCGCCACCTCAGATGGGCTCCCTCGACGAAGAAGCCGAGCGAGCGGCTGAGCGACTGCACACCGCTCATGGCGGCGGCGACCCTGTCGGCGTTGTCCTTGTCGAAGTCCTTCGTCCGGGCCATCAGCAGACCGTCGGCCGAGATCAGGACCGCGTGCAGCGCACCGGGAATCTCCAAGGCGCTGTCAAGCATCCATGACAGATCGTCGTTCACGAGACCTCATGCCCTTCGCTGCTGGCTTCACGTGTGCCGCTCGTCTGATCCGCCACGTCCGGGCGCGTGGCCCGGCCGGACTGCGTGCCTCGCTGGAAGGCCCCCATGATCGCTGCGGTTTCCGCACCCGAGCGGATCGGTGTGGGTACCGTCGGCGCGCTGCCGGGCACGACGGCCATCGGCCGCTTGCGACGGCGCTTCGGCAGACCGTCGACCGTCGTCGACCCCCCGGTCACCGTGGGTTCGGGCCCGCTGGGGTCCGCCACGGCGGCAGCGGGAACGGCCGGCGCCTGGACCCTCTTCTCCGGCATGCCGGTGAGCAGCTCGTGCGGCAGGAGGAGCACCGCGCGGACGCCACCGTACGGCGAGCTGGAGTCCACGGACACCTCGAAGCCGAAGCGCTCGCAGAGCACACCGATCACCGCGAAACCGAACTGCGGGGGATTGCCGAGCGCCGAGACACCCGAGACCCGCTCGGACGCCAGGAGTCTCTCGGCCCTGGCCCGCTCCTCGTCGTTCATACCGACACCCGCGTCGTCGACGACGATGCAAATACCCTTGGGCACGGTACGAATGTTGATTTCCACCACGGTGTCCGGGCTGGAATAACTGGTCGCATTGTCGAGGAGCTCGGCGAGAGCGAGTGCCACCGGTTCCACGGCCCGGCTGGTGATGCCGAAGTCGACCTGCGAAAGAATTTCCACCCGACGGTAGTGACGGACCCTGCCCTGGGCGCTGCGGACCACGTCGTAAACGGAGGCGACGTCACGCTGACGCCCCAGCCAGCCGTCGCACAGCACCGCGATGGACTGGGCGCGCCGGCCGAACTGGGAGTTCGTGTGGTCGATCTCCAGGAGGTCCTGGAGAATCACCGACTCCCCGTATTTGTTCTGCAGCTGGGAAACGATCAGCTGCTGTTCGGCGGCGAGACCTTGAAGTGTCCGCATCGCGGACTTGAGGACGGTCTTCGTCGCTTCCTCGGCGCGCTCCTGCGCTGCCTCGACGGATTGTGAGTAATGGTTCTCCAGCTCGGAGTAATGCGTCCTGAGCCCTGCGATCTCCTGCCTTAAAGCCCGTACCGCCCGGCGTTGGCGGACGATGAGGGCGACTGCGGCGAGGATGACGACGAGGAGAGCCCAGAGTACCGGGTTCTGTATGTATTGCGTCATAAGACTCTCTTCAGGCGACTGACGGCCAGCTGCTGAATTCCCGTCAATGCGGGTGGAGTGGTCGTCTTGTGCCCATCCGCCCGCTCTGTAAAGCGCGGCGATCGTATCATCGTAAGGAGCGGTGACTG includes these proteins:
- a CDS encoding cytochrome P450, whose amino-acid sequence is MDAQPTVPVPPPGCPAHHTGGRVPLHGPEFAADPQAYYAYLRHYGPTAPVELAPGVEATLVTDYATALQLLQDSGSFRKDARRWRHLNEGKIPPDSPVAPVLAHRPNAMFSDGAEHLRLRQAITDSMARVDTRKLSQTTEQVSNYLIAQFSSRGSADLLGDYAKQLPLFVFNELFGCSADIGDRIVFGISGMFDGVNAEKAMGVLFGAIGELVALKRARPGDDVTSWLMQHQSRLTDEEMVHQLALLMVGGNEPLRNLIGNTLHRLLTHDDYAYKGGLIDEAIDDTLWENPPMQNLAPHYPASDMEFAGQKLQAGDLVLVSFAAANTGPALTAARQAGSNRAHLAWSAGPHACPSKEVARQVTVTAIENLLNQLPDVELAVPEDSLTWRPGPFNRGLATLPTRFTPVETVRRPAPQARPQAPARPEPVQAARRSERTGMWSQFLNWLTR
- a CDS encoding roadblock/LC7 domain-containing protein; the protein is MNDDLSWMLDSALEIPGALHAVLISADGLLMARTKDFDKDNADRVAAAMSGVQSLSRSLGFFVEGAHLRWRQTLVEFDGGWVFLISAGEGAYLGVSASPDVDMADITFRMQQLVGQLGKALTTPPRENLGARS
- a CDS encoding ATP/GTP-binding protein, with translation MDSAPSLDEEAYVRGGATQTAVKILVVGHFAVGKTTFIGAISEIPPLSTEETMTRAGESFDDLKGVRGKTTTTVAMDFGRLTISEHVVLYLFGTPGQQRFVQMWEDMARGALGALVLVDPERLADSFGVIDLIEQYGLDYAIAVNRFDGTADREERALREALDLLDDTPVVTCDARDERSSAEALITLVRFLLDRAH
- a CDS encoding ATP-binding protein translates to MTQYIQNPVLWALLVVILAAVALIVRQRRAVRALRQEIAGLRTHYSELENHYSQSVEAAQERAEEATKTVLKSAMRTLQGLAAEQQLIVSQLQNKYGESVILQDLLEIDHTNSQFGRRAQSIAVLCDGWLGRQRDVASVYDVVRSAQGRVRHYRRVEILSQVDFGITSRAVEPVALALAELLDNATSYSSPDTVVEINIRTVPKGICIVVDDAGVGMNDEERARAERLLASERVSGVSALGNPPQFGFAVIGVLCERFGFEVSVDSSSPYGGVRAVLLLPHELLTGMPEKRVQAPAVPAAAVADPSGPEPTVTGGSTTVDGLPKRRRKRPMAVVPGSAPTVPTPIRSGAETAAIMGAFQRGTQSGRATRPDVADQTSGTREASSEGHEVS
- a CDS encoding DUF742 domain-containing protein, encoding MTGFDELEPEAAELVRPYVITKGRGLPDEAQLSLITLVTAVSDHQQRPTRLSPEEQALLDLCTAGYLSVAEIAGHTRLPLGVVKILLSALTEGGYLITRPPVQRAPLADKQILEEVLNGLRAKFG